The proteins below are encoded in one region of Fimbriimonadaceae bacterium:
- a CDS encoding polysaccharide deacetylase family protein, translating to MAKWTLARNALSVFGAVLVVSIAVLALTPLGSRLKSSPPRLDFAVLPRPAPPEADPEPSFRELNVEAATSRVIVLMYHDVVPRRNRDTVWFDETSDGMRETLRFIRDNGGTVISMDDLYAHLTQGTPVPERSVVITFDDNYQGVADNAVPVLQEFDAPFTVFVHTDFVGDTSKGRPKMTWETLKTLRDQAKCTVGGHTASHPENLAMLSTEQQRQELEKSYQAIKDNLGAGPDSMAWANGEFDQTSMDLAREAGYKISFAMVSGMAEDSPSILAVRRYPFNKFKQGWEAREQMYEKGISFGRSPLVVSPVRTEKFRIGRADYIAAIGGEPTTGLADGRQGVKEFVEQLGGVAGINGGFFALAAIASDDNQMIGPCLAPNRGSFTPSVRDASPDRLRDRPLVLWNGKEIAFLPYLPEAMNNEAVLRAFMPDMTDCFLGGAWIVKDGVAQSRSEIFAHGPKDAADYRRRVCFGVNGAGEPVCLAADDSVSSADLAQAAVKIDVKWAVLLDSGFSTSLVVDGEILASGHSNRQHPSRPVPHAIVLKGVLASASTQETEAASTRRD from the coding sequence GTGGCGAAGTGGACATTAGCCCGTAACGCTCTTTCTGTATTCGGCGCCGTCTTGGTGGTCTCGATCGCCGTGCTTGCCCTCACGCCCTTGGGCAGCCGGCTAAAGAGCTCGCCGCCCCGGCTCGATTTCGCCGTTCTCCCGCGCCCGGCGCCGCCGGAAGCCGATCCGGAACCGAGCTTTCGCGAACTTAACGTGGAAGCCGCGACGAGTCGAGTGATCGTGCTGATGTACCACGACGTGGTCCCGCGCCGGAACCGCGACACGGTGTGGTTCGACGAGACCAGCGACGGCATGCGCGAGACCCTGCGGTTCATCCGCGACAACGGCGGCACCGTGATCTCGATGGACGATCTCTACGCGCACCTCACCCAAGGGACGCCCGTTCCGGAACGCTCGGTCGTCATCACGTTCGACGACAACTACCAGGGGGTGGCGGACAACGCCGTCCCCGTCCTGCAAGAGTTCGACGCGCCGTTCACGGTCTTCGTCCACACGGACTTCGTCGGCGATACCTCAAAGGGTCGGCCCAAAATGACGTGGGAGACCCTCAAGACCCTGCGCGACCAGGCCAAGTGCACGGTCGGCGGGCACACCGCTTCGCACCCGGAGAACCTGGCCATGCTCTCGACCGAGCAGCAACGCCAGGAACTGGAGAAGTCGTACCAGGCGATCAAGGACAACCTGGGCGCCGGGCCGGACTCGATGGCTTGGGCCAACGGCGAGTTCGACCAGACCAGCATGGACCTCGCCCGGGAAGCCGGCTATAAGATCTCGTTCGCCATGGTGAGCGGCATGGCCGAAGACTCGCCCTCGATCCTCGCCGTCCGGCGATACCCGTTCAACAAGTTCAAGCAAGGCTGGGAGGCCCGAGAGCAGATGTACGAGAAAGGCATCTCTTTTGGCCGCTCGCCCCTCGTGGTCTCGCCCGTCCGGACCGAGAAGTTCCGGATCGGTCGAGCGGACTACATCGCGGCCATCGGCGGCGAACCGACCACCGGCCTCGCGGACGGCCGGCAAGGCGTGAAGGAGTTCGTCGAGCAGTTGGGCGGTGTCGCCGGCATAAACGGCGGCTTCTTCGCACTGGCCGCCATCGCGAGCGACGACAACCAGATGATCGGGCCGTGTTTGGCCCCGAACCGCGGCTCGTTCACTCCCAGCGTCCGGGACGCGAGTCCGGACCGCTTGCGTGACCGCCCCCTCGTGCTCTGGAACGGCAAAGAGATAGCCTTCCTGCCCTACCTGCCGGAGGCGATGAACAACGAAGCGGTTTTGCGCGCCTTCATGCCGGACATGACGGACTGCTTCCTTGGCGGGGCTTGGATCGTCAAAGACGGGGTCGCGCAGTCCCGGAGCGAGATCTTCGCCCATGGCCCGAAGGACGCGGCCGATTACCGGCGCCGGGTTTGTTTCGGGGTCAATGGCGCAGGGGAGCCCGTGTGCCTGGCCGCGGACGATTCCGTCAGTTCGGCCGACCTGGCGCAAGCCGCCGTGAAGATTGATGTGAAGTGGGCCGTGCTCCTAGACTCCGGCTTCAGTACGTCGTTGGTCGTGGACGGAGAGATCCTGGCCTCTGGGCACTCGAACCGCCAGCACCCGTCGCGCCCCGTTCCCCACGCGATCGTCCTGAAGGGAGTCTTGGCCTCCGCCTCCACTCAGGAGACGGAAGCCGCGTCGACCCGGCGCGACTAG
- a CDS encoding M61 family metallopeptidase: MKRLLGILPILFAACAFADVSYTVTVDKEAKAVFVSLTFPAEDGNAAVQMPNWAPGSYVLSNPSGRVKEMTATSGGKDLDVEKPNANTWSVTDATADSVTFRYRLDQTFTDDRAHLTGPSTYCYAVGRIQEPCTVEFKVPDGWDAICGLEEPTRHRFAAPTYDVLADAPVSVGRLTTDSYTSHGVPHTIVYFGGDPEKVDRGAVVEMCQKISDYQGEFFGGLPFKKYVWHFRLIEAPDGGGGLEHLSSTTITLATGLGTGVQSVCVHEYFHAWNVKRIRSKVLGPFDYTVLPKTGALWWLEGVTDYYASLLPYRYGHLDKDFLYGSLVRNVDRTRANRQRMEVSPYDASYRVGEAAGGRGNSQGFGVNYYNTGWVLGLCLDLELRSRTEGRASLDDVVYALWEMCKDDQPGFEEDEIRKQLVRIGGAEMGAIYDKWVMQPGELPVEEQLAKVGLKLDAEEREFPVLGAVFGPASESSKGIPIESVTESSGSTVQAGDVLVGVGSQDFTEARGNRARGTATNAILGGAKVGDLVTVKVRRGDTVSDQKLAVTKETRTVRSVIEVQNPTERQLATRRAWFKGAAKTMPAGA; this comes from the coding sequence ATGAAGCGACTGCTCGGCATTCTGCCGATCTTGTTTGCCGCCTGCGCCTTCGCGGACGTTTCGTACACCGTCACGGTCGACAAAGAAGCCAAAGCCGTCTTCGTCAGCTTGACTTTTCCCGCCGAAGACGGAAACGCGGCCGTCCAGATGCCGAACTGGGCACCGGGCTCCTACGTCCTTTCGAACCCGTCAGGCCGCGTCAAGGAGATGACCGCGACCTCGGGCGGGAAAGATCTCGACGTGGAGAAACCGAACGCGAACACGTGGTCTGTCACGGACGCGACGGCCGACTCGGTGACCTTCCGATACCGGCTTGACCAGACCTTCACGGACGATCGCGCGCACCTCACCGGCCCCTCGACCTATTGCTATGCGGTCGGCCGGATCCAGGAGCCCTGCACGGTCGAATTCAAAGTGCCGGACGGGTGGGACGCCATTTGCGGCCTCGAAGAGCCCACTCGGCACCGCTTTGCCGCGCCGACTTACGACGTCCTGGCGGACGCCCCCGTCTCGGTGGGCAGGCTCACGACGGACAGCTACACCTCGCACGGTGTGCCCCACACGATCGTCTACTTCGGCGGCGACCCGGAGAAGGTCGACCGCGGCGCAGTGGTCGAAATGTGCCAAAAGATCTCGGACTATCAAGGCGAGTTTTTTGGCGGCCTGCCGTTCAAGAAGTACGTCTGGCACTTCCGGCTGATCGAGGCCCCGGATGGCGGGGGCGGCCTTGAGCACCTGAGCAGCACCACGATCACGCTTGCCACGGGCCTCGGCACGGGCGTCCAGTCTGTCTGTGTGCACGAGTACTTCCACGCTTGGAACGTGAAGCGTATCCGGTCGAAGGTGCTCGGCCCGTTTGACTACACGGTCCTACCGAAGACGGGCGCGCTCTGGTGGCTTGAGGGCGTCACCGACTACTATGCCTCGCTCTTGCCCTATCGTTACGGCCACCTGGACAAGGACTTCCTGTACGGTTCCCTGGTAAGAAACGTGGACCGCACCCGCGCCAACAGACAGCGGATGGAGGTCAGCCCCTATGACGCCAGCTATCGGGTCGGCGAAGCGGCAGGGGGGCGCGGGAACAGCCAAGGCTTTGGCGTGAACTACTACAACACGGGCTGGGTGCTTGGGCTGTGCCTGGATCTGGAGCTTCGCTCCCGGACGGAGGGTCGCGCCTCGCTCGACGACGTCGTCTACGCCCTGTGGGAGATGTGCAAGGACGACCAGCCGGGCTTCGAAGAAGACGAGATCCGCAAGCAGCTTGTGCGGATCGGCGGGGCCGAGATGGGCGCTATCTACGACAAGTGGGTGATGCAGCCGGGAGAACTTCCCGTCGAAGAGCAACTGGCCAAGGTCGGCCTCAAGCTTGATGCGGAGGAGCGCGAGTTCCCGGTCCTCGGGGCCGTCTTCGGCCCTGCCAGTGAAAGCTCGAAGGGCATTCCCATCGAGTCCGTGACCGAAAGCTCTGGCTCGACCGTCCAGGCCGGCGACGTCCTCGTCGGCGTCGGTTCGCAAGACTTCACCGAAGCCCGGGGCAACCGAGCGCGTGGGACGGCCACGAACGCCATCCTGGGCGGCGCGAAGGTCGGAGACCTGGTGACGGTCAAGGTTCGCCGGGGGGACACGGTCTCGGACCAGAAACTCGCTGTCACCAAGGAGACCCGCACCGTCCGCAGCGTCATCGAGGTGCAAAACCCCACCGAGCGGCAGCTCGCGACGCGACGCGCCTGGTTCAAGGGCGCGGCAAAGACGATGCCGGCCGGCGCCTAG